Genomic DNA from Streptomyces sp. GS7:
AGGTAGCCGGAGAGCAGATAGCCCAGCGAACCGGTGTACGCGCCGCCGCGCAGCACCATGGAGCGGGCCTGGCCCTGGTCGCGCAGCTGGACGCCGAGGAACAGGCCCTTGCCGCGGATGTCCTCGATGACGTCCGGGTACGCCGACCTGAGGTCGGCCAGCATCTCCACCAGCCGCTCGCCGCGCTCGGTGACCTGCCGGTACGCCGCGCCGCCGTCGGCCTCCAGCATCTCGACGACCTTGCGCGCGACGGACGAGGAGAAGTCGTCCATGGCGAACGTCGAGCTGTGGATCAGGTCGAACTCGCCCTGGTAGAGCGATCGGCGGACCAGCATCGCGGAGATCTTGGCGAGGCCGCCGCCCAGCGACTTGGACAGCGTGTAGTAGTCGCCGCGCAGCCCGATCAGCGAGCTGGCCAGGAAGGCGCCGCAGCGGCCCATACCGCTCTGCACCTCGTCGATGATCAGCGCGGTGCCGACCTTGTTGCAGAACAGCCGGATGGCCCGGCCCGCTTCGGTGGTCAGCGCGTGGATGCCGCCCTCGCCCTGCACCGGCTCGACGAGGAAGGCGGTGATGACCGGGAGGTCCCGCTCCACGACCCGCACCCGGCCGTCGGCGACCTCGGTGTCGAGCAGCACCACCCGCTCGTCCTCGGCGATCCGGTCCAGCAGCTCCAGCCGGTCCATCGGGACGAAGCGGACCCGCGTCCCGAGGTTCTGGAACGGCGCGCGGAAGCCGGAGTTGTAGGTCAGCTGGACGCTGCCGACGAGCTTGCCGTGGAAGGACCGCTCCAGGGCCAGGAACAGCGGCCGGGTGGCCAGCGCCGCGGCGTTGTGCGCGCCGACCGCCGCCAGCAGCCCCTCGATCCCGTCGGCCGGCGCCGCCTGGCCCTGGACGGCGGGCAGTTGGAAGGCTTCCGGGTCCACCGCGGCCGCGCCGCGGCGGACCGCCTCCCGGGCGGCCTCGGCGTGTGCGGCGGTCTCGTCCGCCAGCGCCGCCGCCTGGCGCACCCGCACCAGCTCGGCATGTTTGACGGCCGCCTCGACCGCCTCCGCGCCGCTGTTCCCGAAGGTGGCCAGGTACGGCTCCTTGACGGAGGTCTCGCGGCGCACCGCGTCGCTGAGCGCGGCGCCGAGCCGGCCGGCCTCGCCGCGCAGCGAGAACTGCGCGTGCACCGCGCGGTTGTGGTCCAGCAGCTCCTTGGCGTGCGCCACGATCTCGGGGTGGTTGTGCCCGAAGATCAGCGAGCCGTAGCCGCCCATCAGGTCCAGGACGGGCACCAGCTCGCCCCGGTCGTCGCGGTGGTGGAGGGTGTTGCCCTCGGCCCGCTCGTACTCGACGTCCAGCCCCAGGGCGGTGAGCACCCGCCCCATCTGTGGCTGCACGAATTCGGTGAACGCCGACATTGCCGTTGTGGCTGACATCGCTGACATGACTGGTGGTCCCCTCAGGAGAGATGCGGCCGTCGGGCGAGCAGAGCTCCCGCGAACCCGTTGAAGGTGCTGTGCAGACTGAGCACGGAGTCGATCCGCCGCTTCCTGGCGGTACCGGTGACGAAGTCGGTGCCGTCGTCCGGCGGCGACTCCAGATGCGCGACGGGCGGCAGCTCACCGGCCGCGAACAGGCTGGGCGCCAGGGCCAGTTCGGCCAGCGGTCCGGCGGCCCCCAGCGTGCCCAGGATCGGCCGTACGGAGCTGACCGGGACGCCGCTGTCCTTCAGCAGCGCCCGCAGCAGCTCGGCCTCGGCGGCGTCGTGGTGGACGGTGCCCTTGCCGTCGGCCAGCACGGCGCCCAGCGACTCCGGCGCCAGCCCGTGCGCGGCGATCAGCCCGCGGGCGCTCTCCGCCGGCCCGGCCGGGCCGACCCCGCCGTCCGCGGCGGGCCGCAGCGTCGCGCCCAGCACCTCCACCAGCGGGACGGCGCCGCGCGCCACGGCGTCCCCGGCCCGCTCCAGTACGAGCGCCACCGCGCCCTCGCCGAGGACCGTGCCGTCCCGCCCGGCGTCGAAGCTGCGCAGCGAGTCACCGCCGCGGCCGCCCGCGCTCAGATGCCCGGCGCGGTACTGCGCGGCCAGCTTCAGCGGCTCGTTGTAGCTGCCCGCGCCGACCACCATGGCGGTGTCGCAGTCGCCCCGGCGCAGGCTGAACGCGGCCCGCTGCAGGGCACTCAGCGCCGCGCCCGCGTCCTGCACGAACGCCGCGCAGTCGCCGCGGAACCGCTGGGCGATGCTGATCAGCGCCAGGGTGTTGTTGTTCAGCGCCCGGATGACGGTGAACGGGTTGAAGGTCGCCGCGTTGCCGAACGCCTCCGCCACCACCCGCGTAAGGTCCGCGCCCACCTGCCCCGAGGTGTCCGTCCGGGCCTGGTCGAGGGCCTTGTGGAAGGCCGCCACGCTCAGCTCCGTCGAGTCGTCCTGGGCCACGTACAGCCCGCGCCGCTCCTCGGGGATCGCCTGCCAGCCCTCCCCCGCCTGGGCCATGGCGTCCTGGGCGGCGAGCACCGCGTTGAAGGTGAACGAGGCGCCGAACTTGCGCAGTTTGTGGGGCACGCTGTCCCGGCTCGCCCGCTGGAGCTCGTCCGGGACGTGCCCGAAGTGGGTGATCTTCCGGGTCCGTACGTACGGGTCCCGGTAGGGCGCCAGCGCGGGCCGCGCCTCGCGCCAGGCCGTCCACAGGGCCTCGGCGCCGCGCCCGGTGGGCAGCACCGCGCCGATGCCGGTGACGACGACGGCGTCGGAGCCGTACGACCGCTGCGCGGAGCCGCCGTCGGCGCTGTCGGCGCCAGAAGTGACGCCCGTGCTCGAATCGATGTCAGTGCTCATAACCACGCACCACCAGACTGGCGTTGAGTCCGCCGAAGCCGAAGGAATTGCTCACTGCCACCGACACCTCCTGGTGCCGCGCCTTCTCCGGCACGTAGTCCAGGTCGCAGGCCGGATCCGGGTTCTCCAGATTCAGCGTCGGGGGCACGATGCCGTCGCGTACGGACAGCACGGTGGCAATCAGTTCGGGCGCTCCGGCGGCGGCGATCAGATGGCCGAGCATGGTCTTGTTGGCGGTGACCGCCAGCTTCCGGTAGTGCTCGTCCGCCGCGAAGACG
This window encodes:
- a CDS encoding beta-ketoacyl synthase N-terminal-like domain-containing protein, whose amino-acid sequence is MSTDIDSSTGVTSGADSADGGSAQRSYGSDAVVVTGIGAVLPTGRGAEALWTAWREARPALAPYRDPYVRTRKITHFGHVPDELQRASRDSVPHKLRKFGASFTFNAVLAAQDAMAQAGEGWQAIPEERRGLYVAQDDSTELSVAAFHKALDQARTDTSGQVGADLTRVVAEAFGNAATFNPFTVIRALNNNTLALISIAQRFRGDCAAFVQDAGAALSALQRAAFSLRRGDCDTAMVVGAGSYNEPLKLAAQYRAGHLSAGGRGGDSLRSFDAGRDGTVLGEGAVALVLERAGDAVARGAVPLVEVLGATLRPAADGGVGPAGPAESARGLIAAHGLAPESLGAVLADGKGTVHHDAAEAELLRALLKDSGVPVSSVRPILGTLGAAGPLAELALAPSLFAAGELPPVAHLESPPDDGTDFVTGTARKRRIDSVLSLHSTFNGFAGALLARRPHLS